A window of the Citrus sinensis cultivar Valencia sweet orange chromosome 9, DVS_A1.0, whole genome shotgun sequence genome harbors these coding sequences:
- the LOC102611377 gene encoding (E)-beta-farnesene synthase, translating into MKDMSIPLLAAVSSSTEETVRPIADFHPTLWGNHFLKSAADVETIDAATQEQHAALKQEVRRMITTTANKLAQKLHMIDAAQRLGVAYHFEKEIEDELGKVSHDLDSDDLYVVSLRFRLFRQQGVKISCDVFEKFKDDEGKFKESLINDIRGMLSLYEAAYLAIRGEDILDEAIVFTTTHLKSVISVSDHSHVNSNLAEQIRHSLQIPLRKAAARLEARYFLDIYSRDDLHDETLLKFAKLDFNILQAAHKKEASIMTRWWNDLGFPKKVPYARDRVVETYIWFLLGVSYEPNLAFGRIFTSKVVCIISIIDDTFDAYGTFEELTLFTEAVTRWDIGLIDTLPEYMKFIFKALLDIYREAEEELAKEGRSYGIPYAIQMMQELIILYFTQAKWLYKGYVPSFDEYKSVALRSIGLRTLGVASFVDLGDFIATKDNFEGILKNAKSVKATETIVRLMDDIAGYKFEQKRGHIPSAVECYKNQHGVSEEEAVKELLLEVADSWKDINEELLNPTTVPLPMLQRILYFARSGHFIYDDGHDRYTHSLMMKRQVALLLTEPLAI; encoded by the exons ATGAAAGATATGTCTATTCCACTTCTAGCAGCAGTTTCCAGTTCAACTGAAGAAACTGTTCGTCCCATTGCAGATTTTCATCCTACTTTATGGGGAAACCATTTCCTGAAATCCGCTGCCGATGTCgag ACAATTGACGCTGCAACTCAAGAACAGCACGCAGCACTGAAGCAAGAGGTCAGGAGGATGATAACCACTACTGCCAATAAGCTTGCCCAAAAACTACACATGATTGATGCAGCACAACGATTAGGTGTCGCTtatcattttgaaaaagaGATTGAAGATGAATTGGGAAAGGTATCTCATGATCTTGACAGTGATGATCTATACGTTGTTTCTCTTCGTTTTCGACTTTTTAGACAGCAAGGAGTTAAGATTTCATGTG ATGTGTTTGAGAAGTTCAAAGATGATGAAGGTAAATTCAAGGAATCATTGATCAACGATATACGAGGCATGTTGAGTTTGTACGAGGCAGCATACCTAGCAATTCGGGGGGAAGACATTTTAGATGAAGCCATTGTTTTCACTACCACTCACCTTAAGTCAGTAATATCTGTATCTGATCATTCTCATGTAAACTCTAATCTTGCTGAACAAATACGTCATTCTCTGCAAATTCCGCTCCGTAAAGCCGCAGCAAGGTTAGAGGCAAGGTATTTTTTGGATATCTATTCAAGGGATGATTTGCATGATGAAACTTTGCTCAAGTTTGCAAAGTTAGACTTTAATATATTACAAGCAGCACACAAGAAGGAAGCAAGTATCATGACCAG gTGGTGGAACGATTTAGGCTTCCCTAAAAAGGTGCCTTATGCAAGAGATAGAGTAGTAGAGACATATATTTGGTTTTTGCTGGGAGTGTCCTATGAGCCCAATTTGGCATTTGGTAGAATTTTTACATCCAAAGTGGTGTGCATAATATCCATAATAGACGACACATTTGATGCTTACGGTACTTTTGAAGAGCTCACACTTTTTACTGAAGCAGTCACAAG ATGGGACATTGGTCTCATAGATACATTGCCAGAAtacatgaaatttattttcaaggcACTCTTAGATATTTATAGAGAAGCTGAGGAAGAATTGGCAAAGGAAGGAAGATCGTACGGCATACCATATGCAATACAGATG ATGcaagaattaattatattatacttTACTCAAGCCAAGTGGTTATATAAAGGTTATGTTCCAAGCTTCGATGAATACAAATCAGTTGCATTAAGAAGTATCGGTTTACGTACGCTAGGGGTCGCTTCCTTCGTTGATTTGGGTGATTTTATTGCAACGAAGGACAATTTTGAAGGCATTCTTAAAAACGCTAAGAGTGTTAAAGCGACAGAAACCATTGTCAGGCTCATGGATGACATAGCAGGTTATAag TTTGAGCAAAAGAGAGGACATATTCCATCAGCAGTTGAGTGCTACAAGAATCAACATGGCGTCTCCGAGGAAGAGGCAGTTAAAGAGTTGTTGTTAGAAGTTGCTGACAGTTGGAAAGATATAAATGAGGAGCTTCTCAACCCAACGACTGTCCCGTTACCTATGCTTCAGCGGATTCTTTATTTCGCACGTTCAGGCCATTTTATCTACGACGATGGTCATGATCGCTACACCCATTCATTGATGATGAAACGCCAAGTTGCCTTGTTGCTGACGGAACCCCTTGCGATCTGA